One genomic segment of Hevea brasiliensis isolate MT/VB/25A 57/8 chromosome 3, ASM3005281v1, whole genome shotgun sequence includes these proteins:
- the LOC110672467 gene encoding LOW QUALITY PROTEIN: calmodulin-2 (The sequence of the model RefSeq protein was modified relative to this genomic sequence to represent the inferred CDS: deleted 2 bases in 1 codon) produces MADQLTDDQISEFKEAFSLFDKDGDGCITTKELGTVMRSLGQNPTEAELQDMINEVDADGNGTIDFPEFLNLNLMSRKMKDTDSEEELKEAFRVFGKDQNGFISAAELRHVMTNLGEKLTDEEVNEMIKEADVDGDGQINYEEFVKVMMAK; encoded by the exons atggcCGATCAACTCACTGATGATCAGATCTCCGAGTTCAAAGAAGCCTTTAGCTTGTTCGACAAAGATGGAGACG GTTGTATCACCACGAAAGAACTTGGGACTGTGATGAGATCGCTTGGACAGAACCCCACCGAGGCAGAGCTACAGGATATGATTAATGAAGTTGACGCTGATGGAAATGGAACTATTGATTTTCCTGAGTTTCTGAAT CTGAATCTCATGTCTAGGAAAATGAAAGACACTGATTCTGAAGAAGAACTGAAAGAGGCTTTTAGAGTTTTTGGCAAAGATCAAAATGGTTTTATTTCTGCTGCAGAGCTGCGTCATGTGATGACAAACCTTGGTGAGAAGCTTACTGACGaagaagttaatgaaatgataaaaGAGGCTGATGTTGACGGTGATGGCCAAATAAATTATGAGGAATTTGTCAAGGTTATGATGGCAAAGTGA